One region of Microbacterium sp. M28 genomic DNA includes:
- the rlmN gene encoding 23S rRNA (adenine(2503)-C(2))-methyltransferase RlmN, translating to MTETSRAPRKASAVRPTTTPAASGTPQVRPTTEGWTQKKDAEGRPLLQFASPKRGKPPVHLADLTPAERVEKVKELGLPGFRAKQLSTHYFKHYTSDPAEMTDLPAGIRDELVTGLLPPLMTEVRRLETDKGDTIKFLWRLHDGALVESVLMRYPGRITLCVSSQAGCGMNCPFCATGQAGLTRNMSAAEIIEQVVRANRAIANGELGGKKRDDHSLERVSNIVFMGMGEPMANYNRVMHAVRTMVSAQPDGLGMSARGITVSTVGLVPAIRKLAAEDIPVTFALSLHAPDDELRDELIPVNSRWKVDEALDAAREYFDKTGRRVSIEYALIKDMNDHAWRADLLADKLNARGRGWVHVNPIPLNPTPGSIWTSSEVWVQNEFVRRLNDAGIPTTLRDTRGKEIDGACGQLVATTEDEAAAASV from the coding sequence ATGACCGAGACCTCCCGTGCGCCGCGCAAGGCCAGCGCAGTGCGTCCCACGACGACGCCCGCGGCATCCGGCACACCCCAGGTGCGGCCGACGACCGAAGGATGGACGCAGAAGAAGGATGCCGAAGGGCGGCCGCTGCTGCAGTTCGCCAGCCCGAAGCGCGGCAAGCCGCCCGTGCATCTGGCCGATCTGACGCCGGCCGAGCGCGTCGAGAAGGTCAAGGAGCTCGGCCTGCCCGGCTTCCGCGCCAAGCAGCTGTCGACCCATTACTTCAAGCACTACACGTCGGACCCCGCCGAGATGACGGACCTGCCCGCAGGCATCCGCGACGAACTCGTCACCGGGCTGCTGCCCCCGCTCATGACCGAGGTGCGGCGCCTGGAGACCGACAAGGGCGACACGATCAAGTTCCTGTGGCGGCTGCACGACGGTGCGCTCGTCGAATCCGTGCTCATGCGCTACCCCGGCCGCATCACGCTGTGCGTGTCGAGCCAGGCCGGCTGCGGCATGAACTGCCCGTTCTGCGCGACCGGTCAGGCCGGGCTCACGCGCAACATGTCGGCGGCCGAGATCATCGAGCAGGTCGTCCGTGCGAACCGCGCCATCGCGAACGGCGAGCTCGGCGGCAAGAAGCGCGACGATCACTCCCTGGAGCGCGTCAGCAACATCGTCTTCATGGGCATGGGCGAACCGATGGCCAACTACAACCGCGTCATGCACGCGGTGCGGACCATGGTCAGCGCCCAGCCGGACGGGCTCGGCATGAGCGCGCGCGGCATCACGGTGTCCACGGTCGGCCTCGTGCCCGCGATCCGCAAGCTCGCCGCCGAGGACATCCCGGTGACCTTCGCGCTCTCCCTGCACGCTCCGGATGACGAGCTGCGCGACGAACTCATCCCCGTGAACTCCCGCTGGAAGGTCGACGAGGCTCTGGATGCGGCGCGCGAGTACTTCGACAAGACCGGACGCCGGGTGTCCATCGAGTACGCGCTCATCAAGGACATGAACGATCACGCCTGGCGCGCCGACCTCCTCGCGGACAAGCTCAACGCGCGCGGCCGCGGGTGGGTGCACGTGAACCCGATTCCCCTGAACCCGACGCCGGGCTCGATCTGGACCTCGTCGGAGGTGTGGGTGCAGAACGAGTTCGTGCGCCGCCTCAACGACGCCGGCATCCCGACGACCCTGCGCGACACCCGCGGCAAGGAGATCGACGGGGCCTGCGGACAGCTCGTCGCGACGACCGAGGACGAGGCAGCCGCGGCCTCCGTCTGA
- a CDS encoding NAD(P)H-dependent oxidoreductase yields MTTALIIDGNPDARSLTAELARRYAAGHGDARVLALRDLDFDPHLRFGYRERMPLEPDLADAKRALHAAETVVVATPLWWGSVPAVLKGFFDRALLPQQEYRYTKLGLPEGLLGARRGRLLLLADTPWYAAPFTGLPAQTQVARNTLRLCGIRSVRTHRMLGVKDAGPERIATWLDTAERLGARDAQARATAPVAESVVTASA; encoded by the coding sequence ATGACCACCGCGCTGATCATCGACGGCAACCCTGATGCCCGCTCGCTCACGGCCGAACTCGCCCGGCGCTATGCCGCAGGACATGGCGACGCACGGGTGCTGGCACTGCGCGATCTCGATTTCGACCCGCATCTGCGCTTCGGCTATCGGGAGCGGATGCCCCTGGAGCCCGACCTCGCCGACGCGAAGCGCGCTCTCCACGCGGCCGAGACCGTCGTCGTCGCGACGCCGCTGTGGTGGGGATCTGTGCCCGCCGTCCTCAAGGGCTTCTTCGATCGCGCGCTGCTGCCCCAGCAGGAGTACCGGTACACGAAGCTCGGCCTGCCAGAGGGACTGCTCGGCGCCCGCCGAGGCCGGCTCCTCCTGCTCGCCGACACCCCCTGGTACGCCGCGCCCTTCACAGGACTCCCCGCCCAGACGCAGGTCGCCCGCAACACGCTCCGGCTCTGCGGTATCCGCTCGGTGCGCACCCACCGGATGCTGGGCGTGAAGGATGCCGGACCGGAGCGGATCGCGACCTGGCTGGACACCGCGGAGCGACTCGGCGCACGGGACGCGCAGGCGCGCGCCACGGCTCCGGTCGCAGAAAGTGTCGTTACGGCGTCGGCATAG
- a CDS encoding TetR/AcrR family transcriptional regulator, translated as MRLLAEKPAQEISLREVARSANVSHNAPYHHFADRQGLLKVLAERSMADLVALVRAAIDGTTEPVPALIAGGGAYIRYAVENPNGFDVIYDPTVCVPGHPSATMAPMIGELEDALRAAASAAGLAAETDVLALWGLIHGLGTLCAAGHFDLDAALAAGEAAIRRMLPA; from the coding sequence ATGCGCCTTCTCGCGGAGAAGCCGGCGCAGGAGATCAGCCTCCGAGAGGTGGCGCGGTCGGCGAACGTCAGCCACAACGCGCCGTATCACCACTTCGCCGACCGGCAGGGGCTGCTGAAGGTCCTCGCTGAGCGCAGCATGGCCGACCTCGTGGCGCTCGTCCGCGCGGCGATCGACGGCACGACCGAACCGGTGCCGGCGCTGATCGCCGGGGGCGGTGCGTACATCCGCTACGCGGTGGAGAATCCGAACGGCTTCGACGTCATCTACGACCCGACCGTGTGCGTACCGGGTCACCCCAGCGCCACGATGGCCCCGATGATCGGCGAGCTCGAGGACGCCCTGCGGGCCGCCGCCAGCGCCGCCGGACTCGCAGCGGAGACGGACGTGCTCGCGCTGTGGGGACTCATCCACGGGCTCGGCACCCTGTGCGCGGCCGGACACTTCGACCTCGACGCCGCGCTCGCGGCGGGTGAGGCTGCGATCAGGCGGATGCTTCCGGCCTGA
- a CDS encoding PLP-dependent aminotransferase family protein, translated as MTTEDRANPRLVDHRTAIVDSTALAARLGRWAQGDGTLSARLAHGIRALVATGELRPGDRLPAERTLAAATSVSRGTVVAAYADLAERGNVERRQGSGTRIAGTLVSQPGRAGRGEALFSSLPNAIDLLRSVPQIPQTAVELIRNHKPRLDLALLPETDPAGLPMLRTQIAEMLTAEGTPTSPEQILVTHGAQQAISLVVNALVGPGDVVLAEEVTWPGVTDSVSLRGGSVHGIPMGDDGLDPAALEVAMARLRPALIALNPHHQNPTGTRLPAPARRRIADLAAQYGVPIVEDRVLAGISFDGVVPPPLAAERPDAPVIVVESVSKWAWAGLRIGWLRADPVLVRRLRGARQLADQSTSVPAQLLASDLLVHTAALQREVSLAHRGRLHLLLGLMKEHLPEWTFRAPSGGLSLWAQIPTGSADAFARVAALHGVSVAGSAEFAASTSPDDHIRIPFTPPDDILTEGVRRLGAAWREYRAGL; from the coding sequence ATGACGACAGAGGACAGAGCCAATCCGCGGCTGGTGGACCACCGGACGGCCATCGTCGATTCCACCGCCCTCGCGGCGCGGCTCGGACGGTGGGCGCAGGGCGATGGAACGCTGTCGGCGCGCCTGGCGCACGGCATCCGAGCGCTGGTGGCGACGGGAGAGTTGCGCCCCGGCGATCGACTACCGGCGGAGCGCACGCTCGCGGCGGCGACCTCGGTGTCGCGCGGAACCGTGGTCGCCGCGTATGCCGACCTCGCCGAGCGTGGGAACGTGGAGCGGCGACAGGGCAGCGGCACGCGCATCGCCGGAACCCTCGTCTCGCAGCCGGGCAGAGCGGGCCGTGGGGAGGCGCTGTTCTCCTCGCTGCCCAACGCGATCGATCTGCTGCGGTCGGTGCCGCAGATCCCGCAGACGGCCGTAGAGCTCATCCGCAACCACAAGCCCCGCCTCGACCTCGCGCTGCTTCCGGAGACCGACCCTGCTGGCCTGCCGATGCTTCGGACGCAGATCGCCGAGATGCTCACGGCCGAAGGCACGCCGACCTCGCCGGAGCAGATCCTGGTCACGCACGGTGCGCAGCAGGCCATCAGTCTGGTCGTCAACGCGCTGGTGGGGCCCGGCGACGTGGTCCTCGCCGAGGAGGTGACCTGGCCAGGGGTGACCGATTCGGTGAGCCTGCGCGGCGGCAGCGTGCACGGCATCCCGATGGGGGACGACGGCCTCGATCCCGCCGCGCTCGAGGTCGCGATGGCGCGGCTCCGTCCGGCGCTCATCGCGCTGAATCCGCATCATCAGAACCCGACCGGCACACGACTGCCGGCACCGGCACGGCGGCGCATCGCCGACCTCGCGGCGCAGTACGGGGTTCCGATCGTCGAGGACCGGGTGCTCGCAGGCATCTCCTTCGACGGCGTCGTACCGCCTCCGCTCGCGGCGGAGCGTCCGGATGCCCCGGTGATCGTGGTCGAGTCGGTGTCGAAATGGGCCTGGGCAGGACTGCGCATCGGGTGGCTGCGCGCCGACCCCGTACTGGTCAGGCGATTGCGCGGCGCGCGTCAGCTCGCGGACCAGTCCACGAGCGTGCCGGCGCAGCTGCTGGCCAGCGACCTCCTCGTGCACACCGCGGCGTTGCAGCGCGAGGTCTCCCTTGCGCATCGAGGACGCCTTCACCTGCTGCTCGGCCTGATGAAGGAGCACTTGCCGGAGTGGACATTCCGCGCACCGAGCGGCGGGCTGTCGCTGTGGGCCCAGATCCCCACCGGGTCGGCGGATGCCTTCGCACGCGTCGCGGCGCTGCACGGCGTCTCGGTGGCAGGAAGCGCCGAGTTCGCGGCATCCACCTCGCCGGACGATCACATCCGGATTCCGTTCACTCCGCCGGACGACATCCTCACGGAGGGCGTACGTCGTCTGGGGGCGGCGTGGCGGGAGTATCGGGCAGGGCTCTGA
- a CDS encoding aldo/keto reductase family protein, with protein sequence MVKYRFLGNSGLKVSEITYGNWVTHASQVGDDAAVKTVHAALDAGITTFDTADTYANTAAEVVLGKALHGQRRAGLEIFTKVYFPTGPKGPNDTGLSRKHIFESINGSLQRLGTDYVDLYQAHRYDYETPLEETFQAFADVVRQGKALYIGVSEWTAEQLQDGHALARQLGIQLISNQPQYSMLHRVIEGKVVPASEELGISQIVWSPMAQGVLSGKYLPGQPVPEGSRATDEKSGAGFIKRFMNDDTLSAVQRLKPIAEQAGLTMPQLAIAWVLQNKNVAAALVGASRPEQLADTVKASGVTLDADTLAAIDTALGDTVFSDPEDTYGVSPKTRLV encoded by the coding sequence ATGGTCAAATATCGTTTTCTCGGTAACAGCGGTCTCAAGGTCTCGGAGATCACCTACGGCAACTGGGTGACGCACGCATCACAGGTCGGCGACGACGCCGCGGTCAAGACGGTGCACGCGGCACTGGATGCCGGAATCACCACGTTCGACACGGCGGACACCTACGCCAACACCGCAGCCGAGGTCGTGCTCGGCAAGGCGCTGCATGGTCAGCGCCGCGCAGGCCTGGAGATCTTCACGAAGGTGTACTTCCCGACCGGCCCCAAGGGACCGAACGACACCGGACTGAGCCGGAAGCACATCTTCGAGTCGATCAACGGCTCGCTCCAGCGCCTCGGCACGGACTACGTCGACCTGTACCAGGCGCACCGGTACGACTACGAGACGCCGCTGGAAGAGACCTTCCAGGCGTTCGCCGACGTCGTGCGGCAGGGCAAGGCACTGTACATCGGCGTCTCCGAGTGGACCGCGGAGCAGTTGCAGGACGGACACGCACTCGCCAGGCAGCTCGGCATCCAGCTCATCTCGAACCAGCCGCAGTACTCGATGCTGCACCGCGTGATCGAGGGCAAGGTCGTCCCGGCATCCGAGGAGCTGGGCATCTCGCAGATCGTCTGGTCGCCGATGGCGCAGGGCGTGTTGAGCGGCAAGTACCTGCCGGGGCAGCCGGTTCCGGAGGGTTCCCGCGCGACCGACGAGAAGAGCGGTGCCGGGTTCATCAAGCGTTTCATGAACGACGACACCCTGTCGGCCGTCCAGCGCCTGAAGCCGATCGCCGAGCAGGCGGGGCTCACCATGCCGCAGCTGGCGATCGCGTGGGTGCTGCAGAACAAGAACGTCGCGGCGGCACTGGTCGGGGCATCGCGTCCGGAGCAGCTCGCCGACACGGTCAAGGCCTCGGGCGTGACGCTGGATGCCGACACGCTCGCGGCGATCGACACGGCGCTCGGCGACACCGTGTTCTCGGACCCGGAGGACACCTACGGCGTCTCGCCGAAGACCCGCCTGGTCTGA
- a CDS encoding glycine cleavage system protein R, producing the protein MTTLILTVVGSDRPGLVAAVADIVDEHGGNWENSQLAELAGAFAGVIQVSVPDDSRADLTAALRELDGLLTVTVHAGSDAVDDADARPITLQILGNDRPGIVREVSAVLSTHELSIESMTTETRDAAMAGGRLFEASVVAEVPASADLDQLRADLERLTTELQVDIALS; encoded by the coding sequence ATGACCACGCTCATCCTCACCGTCGTCGGTTCGGACCGTCCAGGGCTCGTCGCGGCCGTCGCCGACATCGTCGACGAGCACGGCGGCAACTGGGAGAACAGTCAGCTCGCGGAGCTCGCCGGCGCCTTCGCGGGCGTGATCCAGGTGTCCGTCCCGGACGACAGCCGCGCCGACCTGACCGCAGCGCTGCGGGAGCTGGACGGCCTGCTGACGGTGACCGTGCATGCCGGGTCGGATGCCGTGGACGACGCCGATGCGCGTCCGATCACCCTGCAGATCCTCGGCAACGACCGACCGGGGATCGTCCGTGAGGTCTCCGCCGTCCTGAGCACGCACGAGCTCAGCATCGAGAGCATGACGACCGAGACGCGGGATGCCGCGATGGCCGGAGGACGCCTGTTCGAGGCATCCGTCGTCGCCGAGGTCCCGGCGTCCGCCGATCTGGACCAGCTGCGCGCGGATCTCGAGCGTCTGACGACCGAGCTTCAGGTTGACATCGCGCTGAGCTGA
- a CDS encoding PLP-dependent cysteine synthase family protein — protein sequence MSTWTSTAITLLDADANRSADTHLHVFPLPVEWGIDLYLKDESVHPTGSLKHRLARSLILYGLVNGRIHEGTTLVEASSGSTAVSEAYFARMLGLDFVTVVPRSTSPEKIELIEFYGGRCHYVDRAPEMYAEAERLAAECGGHYLDQFTYAERATDWRGNNNIAESVFSQMEHERHPIPSWIVVGAGTGGTSATFGRYVRYRRHHTQVAVVDPEGSAFHGGWSTGAADYTTGTPSRIEGIGRPRVEPSFVPGVIDEMLQIPDAASIAAIRLLQERTMHWAGGSTGTNLVGAFQLIARMRAAGETGSVVTLICDGGARYAGTYYDDEWVAAQGWDLVPHRARMDRFLETGVWAE from the coding sequence ATGAGCACCTGGACCAGCACCGCGATCACCCTGCTGGACGCCGACGCGAACCGCAGCGCCGACACGCATCTGCACGTCTTCCCACTTCCGGTCGAGTGGGGCATCGATCTGTACCTGAAAGACGAATCGGTCCACCCCACGGGGTCGCTCAAGCACCGGCTGGCCCGGTCGCTCATCCTGTACGGACTCGTCAACGGCCGCATCCACGAGGGCACCACGCTCGTGGAGGCATCCAGCGGCTCCACGGCCGTCTCGGAGGCGTACTTCGCACGGATGCTGGGGCTCGATTTCGTCACGGTCGTCCCCCGCTCGACGAGCCCGGAGAAGATCGAGCTCATCGAGTTCTACGGCGGACGCTGCCACTACGTCGACCGCGCGCCGGAGATGTACGCCGAGGCCGAGCGCCTGGCCGCTGAATGCGGCGGGCACTACCTCGACCAGTTCACGTACGCCGAGCGTGCCACGGACTGGCGCGGCAACAACAACATCGCCGAGAGCGTGTTCAGCCAGATGGAGCACGAGCGGCATCCGATCCCGTCCTGGATCGTCGTCGGAGCCGGAACCGGCGGGACCAGCGCCACGTTCGGACGCTATGTCCGCTACCGGAGGCACCACACGCAGGTGGCGGTCGTCGACCCGGAGGGCTCGGCGTTCCACGGCGGCTGGAGCACCGGTGCCGCCGACTACACGACCGGCACGCCGAGCCGCATCGAGGGCATCGGCCGGCCGCGCGTCGAGCCGTCGTTCGTCCCAGGCGTGATCGACGAGATGCTGCAGATCCCGGATGCCGCATCCATCGCGGCGATCCGACTGCTGCAGGAGCGGACCATGCACTGGGCGGGCGGGTCGACCGGCACCAACCTCGTCGGTGCGTTCCAGCTGATCGCGCGGATGCGGGCCGCGGGCGAGACCGGCAGCGTCGTCACGCTGATCTGCGACGGCGGGGCGCGCTACGCCGGCACGTACTACGACGACGAGTGGGTCGCGGCGCAGGGCTGGGACCTCGTGCCGCATCGGGCTCGGATGGATCGGTTCCTCGAGACGGGTGTCTGGGCCGAGTGA
- a CDS encoding ribokinase — MTAASFGERSGVVIIGSVSADVTTFSSRLPARGETVLGEQFTLLLGGKGANQAVAAGRAGATTSFVGCVGDDLFHDLVVDGLTDAGVDVTHLRTVDGPTGVAHIRVDASAQNDIVVVPLANAQLSTEQIDDALADLASTASVLLTQLETPIALTRHITARGRALGYTVILDPAPAADLPADVWRNVDIVTPNETEASLITGIEVTDAASAESAGRWFLARGVGAAVITLAVQGSVVVTPDGAFFGPALRVEAVDTTAAGDAYAGYLGAALAGGATLAEAVRLATVAGALTVTRQGASPSIPHRAEVDALLASRAG; from the coding sequence ATGACCGCCGCATCCTTCGGCGAGCGCTCCGGCGTCGTCATCATCGGCAGCGTCTCGGCGGACGTGACCACGTTCTCATCACGCCTGCCGGCCAGAGGCGAGACCGTTCTCGGCGAGCAGTTCACGCTTCTACTCGGCGGCAAGGGCGCCAACCAGGCCGTGGCCGCCGGCCGCGCCGGTGCCACGACGAGCTTCGTCGGCTGCGTCGGCGACGACCTCTTCCACGATCTCGTCGTCGACGGCCTGACCGACGCCGGCGTCGATGTGACCCACCTGCGCACCGTCGACGGCCCCACCGGTGTCGCGCACATCCGCGTCGACGCCTCGGCGCAGAACGACATCGTGGTGGTGCCGCTCGCGAACGCTCAGCTGAGCACCGAGCAGATCGACGATGCCCTCGCGGACCTCGCCTCGACGGCATCCGTGCTCCTGACACAGCTGGAGACGCCGATCGCGCTCACCAGGCACATCACGGCGCGGGGACGCGCGCTCGGCTACACCGTGATCCTCGATCCGGCACCGGCCGCCGACCTCCCCGCCGACGTGTGGCGGAACGTCGACATCGTGACGCCGAACGAGACCGAGGCCTCGCTGATCACCGGCATCGAGGTCACGGATGCGGCATCCGCCGAAAGCGCCGGACGGTGGTTTCTCGCCCGGGGCGTCGGAGCCGCGGTCATCACGCTCGCCGTGCAGGGGTCCGTCGTCGTCACCCCCGACGGCGCGTTCTTCGGTCCCGCGCTGCGGGTGGAGGCCGTCGACACGACCGCGGCAGGCGATGCCTACGCCGGATATCTCGGCGCCGCGCTCGCCGGCGGCGCCACCCTCGCCGAAGCGGTGCGGCTCGCCACCGTGGCCGGCGCCCTCACCGTCACCCGTCAGGGCGCATCGCCGAGCATCCCGCACCGCGCCGAGGTCGATGCGCTCCTCGCCTCGCGTGCCGGCTGA
- a CDS encoding FadR/GntR family transcriptional regulator, translating into MAVTDEAIEKIKAMIVSGELAPGDRLPPEKELAERLGLSRNSMREAVKALEVIRVLDVRRGDGTYVTSLEPHLLLEAISFVVDMHDDDSMLEIFAVRRMLESQATGLAATLGDDEQVRELHAELDSVDADVSIDDLVAHDVRFHRDIVRMAGNAYLASLIEHLSSQTVRARVWRGLTEQGAVERTLAEHRAIAEAIALHDPNLATSLATAHIAGVERWLRQAATGAP; encoded by the coding sequence ATGGCAGTCACGGACGAGGCGATCGAGAAGATCAAGGCGATGATCGTGTCGGGCGAACTCGCCCCCGGCGACCGCCTTCCCCCCGAGAAGGAACTCGCCGAACGGCTCGGCCTGTCCCGCAACTCCATGCGCGAGGCCGTCAAGGCGCTCGAGGTCATCCGGGTGCTCGACGTGCGGCGCGGGGACGGCACCTACGTCACGAGCCTCGAACCGCACCTGCTGCTCGAGGCGATCTCCTTCGTCGTCGACATGCACGACGACGACTCGATGCTCGAGATCTTCGCCGTGCGGCGGATGCTGGAGTCCCAGGCCACCGGGCTCGCCGCCACTCTCGGCGACGACGAGCAGGTGCGGGAGTTGCACGCGGAGCTCGACAGCGTCGACGCGGACGTCTCGATCGACGATCTGGTCGCACACGACGTCCGCTTCCATCGGGACATCGTGCGGATGGCGGGGAACGCCTATCTGGCCAGTCTGATCGAGCATCTGAGCAGCCAGACCGTGCGGGCACGCGTGTGGCGCGGTCTGACCGAGCAGGGCGCCGTCGAGCGCACGCTCGCCGAGCATCGGGCGATCGCCGAGGCGATCGCGCTGCACGACCCCAACCTCGCGACCTCCCTCGCCACCGCGCACATCGCGGGTGTCGAGCGATGGTTGCGCCAGGCCGCGACAGGAGCACCATGA